The sequence below is a genomic window from Syntrophorhabdaceae bacterium.
AAGTGGATGCATGCTCTCAACCGCGTAAGCGCCGTCACCGGCGATTTCGTATACAACAGGTGGGCGATGGAACTTGCGAAGACTGCCCATGCCCGGTTTGTCTATGTCCTGCCGCGCAGCGGCCGGAAGAGCATGTACTGGAAGATGAGCATAGACCTCTCATATCCGCTGGTGCGCTCCATGGGCCACCATGATCCGCTTGATGGCTTCATCACCTACAGCCAGCTTCAGTCCACCGGAGCGAAGGATACGGGAAAGCCCGCAACGCTTGATCTGGCCGCCATGATCGGCGACATGGCCCATATCTGTGAAGGAAAGAACTGGCAGACCGATGACCCGCTCGGTCTTGGCAGCCTCCTGTCTGACGCTTACAAGGCAGCGCAGTTGATCTCTTGTGAAGCTTTTGGAGATGCCGACCTGCTCAGGACCTTGCTGACGGCATCCATTCCAGGCCTCAAGTCCTGCGTGCATAAGAATTTCTTGGGATTTTCTGCCGCGTACCGTCTTGCTTTCCGTGAATTTGGATTATCGATAGGGCTCCATGCCGTTGAAAGACTGGAGAACCTGGTAAAGAAGGACCAGGTCCTTTCCCTTGAAGACCTTCAGCTCCAGGCGCTTCTAAAGTCACTCAGGCGCTATGTACCGTTAGGGGAGGAGATTGAAGCCTTCTGGCTCAAATCAGCAAACCAGGCATCGGAGACTTGGACAGAACACCGCGACATCAACATGGTGATGCTTGCGACCAGCCTTGCACCGGACGGGTACCTGGCGCTCTGAAGATCTATTTACAGATTCATATAAAAATACAGGATGGGGATTGCCGACGATACTATGTGATGCAGGTTTGCTTTACTACGGACACCTGCCCGTTATGTTATTGCTCCCATTCAGGACGACCCCTTGCCTGCAGTACATAAATAGCAGTGGTCTCCTGTCATAATAAAACGGTGCGAAAGCGATTGGAGGTCAAAATCCCTGATGTGCCGGCTGGCCGACCTCACCGGGAGCCCCAGTGCCTGGTTAAAATCACAGTCATAAAGGGTTCCATCCCATCGGACATTCAGGAGATGCCGGCACATAAGGCCTTCAAAGGTGTCAGGGTTCAATGCGCTTCTCGCAGACTCAATGTACCGTACACGCTCGTCTGTCCTGACAAGCATTTCCTGGAATCTCCCCGCGGGAAGATTCGCCAAAACAAGAAGCCGGTTAAAAGTAATGCCGAAACGCTCTGACAGCTCTTCTTTGTAAGCTGCCTCCAGCTCTTTCTGGCTGCCGGGCAGCGATGCGCTCAACGGGTTATACACAAGGTTCAAAACAAGACCTCCGTTTCTCCCGTAACCTAAGGCGTTAAGCGTTCGCAATCCCTTGATGCTCTTTTCAAAGGCCCCCTCCCCCCTCATCCGGTCAACGTTCTCCCGGGTAAAACAGGGGAGGGATGCTATGACTTCAACGATGTTATCACGGAAAAACTCAGGTATGTCGGCCATGCCCGGTTCAAAAAAGACCGTGAGGTTAGTCCTGACAATCACATGGACATCGTTCTCCCGTGCCGATTGAATCATATATCGAAAATGCGGATTCAGTTCCGGGGCCCCACCCGTGACATCGAGGCAGCGTATACGGTGCTCCTTCAGGATAGCAAGGACCTTATCGACCGTTTCCCTATCCATGGCTTCCTGTCTGCCCGGGTGCGCTGAAACATGGCAGTGGGTACAGTGCTGATTGCACCTGTAGCCTAAATTGACCTGGAGAACAGCTATCTCACGGGCCTGGATTGCCTGCCCGGATAATTCAAATGCCTTTTCGTGCAAGAGTGTCATTCATCTTCCTTGCTGTAATAATTTTTCATGTGCTGCTATCTCAATTCATTTCCTGATAGTATACCATGGTTTATTGAAAAAAACCTCTTACCCAAAGAGAGCACATCATTCACACCGGCACGATTCTGCTTTATAATATATGCATATGGATTGGGTCTGTCAATGAATGTGCTCGTAATTGACCACCATGCCCTTATCAGGCTCTGCAGTTTTTTCGGCATATTCCTTCTCATGGCAACCCTGGAAATGGCTGTCCCGCGTCGTACCCCGCGGACACCCAAACCTGCCCGCTGGTTCACAAACCTCTCCCTCACCTTTTTGAATGGCCTGGTGGGGCGCTTTGTCTTTCCCCTTTCGGCAACAGCGCTGGCCGTTCTTGCAGGGGAACGGGGTTGGGGGTTGTTCCATTACCTTCACCTTCCTTCTCTCGCGACAGGCGTGATTTCCATAGTCCTCCTTGACCTGACTATATATCTCCAGCACCTGGTCTTTCATAAGGTTCGCATCTTCTGGTATATCCACGGGATGCACCACACGGACCTCGATATCGATGTTACAACAGGCGCACGGTTTCATCCTGTTGAGATTGTGCTTTCCCTGCTGATCAAGATGGGGATTATCCTCGTGCTTGGAATACCGGTATGGTCTTTCGTCGCCTTCGAGGTGCTACTCAACGCAACATCCATGTTCAATCACGGTAATATCTCTATCAGCACGGCAATTGACAGGATTTTGCGTTTCGTTCTCGTCACACCCGACATGCATCGTGTACACCACTCGGTAATCATCCGCGAACACAACAGCAACTTTGGTTTTAACCTCCCCTGGTGGGATCGCCTGTTCGGGACCTATAAAGGCCAACCTGAAGCGGGGCATGATAATATGGTGATCGGCCTTGCAAACTTCAGGGACCCCGAAAGACTTTCTTTAATGAGACTGATCCTGCTGCCTTTTCTCGAGCGGAGAAAATTCTGATGCCTGCAGGTCCCCGCATATCAATCATCATCCCTGTCCTGAACGAGTCCGATTCAATCAACGGGCTCATCAGTCACCTCCTTTCCCTCGATAATAGCAAACAGACAGAAACCATCGTTGTCGACGGAGATCAGGACGGGGGTACGTTGAAGGCGATCATGGATATGGAAGTCATTAAGATCAAGTCTCCACAGGGCCGCGGGCGACAGATGAATGTGGGCGCAGAAGCAGCCAGGGGACAGCTTCTCCTCTTTCTCCATGCTGATACTGAACTTCCGCGTAACGCCTTTACTCTCATTCAATCAGTAATGGAAGAACCAAGGTTTGCCGCCGGCGCCTTTGACCTCGGTATCAGGTCTGAAAGGCTTGTCTTCAGTATTATTGAATCTATTTCTTCTATGCGTTCCCGTATCACAAGGATACCCTTCGGAGATCAGGCAATCTTTGTGCGGAAGAATTATTTTGATACTATTGGCGGCTATAAGTATATTCCGATCATGGAGGATGTAGAGATCATGCAGAGGATAAAAAAAAGGGGTGATAAGATCTTTATCATCAGACAGAAGGTCAGCACATCTGCCCGCAGGTGGGAACAGGAAGGAATCTTTTTCTGCACGTTCAGGAACTGGCTTCTCCAGCTATTATATTTCCTCGGCGTTTCACCGGATAAGCTGACAAAATTTTATCGGCACATTTAAAGACAAATTCCATTTAGCGCATTATACTGTATAGATGAGATCTAAAGGGAAATGGGAGCATGGCGGATAAAAGGCGCATTATCATGTTTGTTAAAGTACCGGAAAAGGGTGTTGTAAAATCGCGTCTCATAGCCTCTGTCGGAGAGGGTGCCGCCCGTTTACTTTATCAATACTTTGTTGACGATCTCATTGAGATGCTCAGGATGGGCGGATATCCTTTTGTCATATCCTTTGATCCCCCTGACGCCATGGCAGAAATCAGAAGATGGCTCGGCAAGAAACATATATTCATCCCTCAGGCCGGAGATGATCTTGGGGAACGGATGAAGAACGCCTTTGCAGGAACATTTTCAGAGGGCGTCAGCTCTGCTGTCCTGATAGGGAGCGACAGTCCCGATCTTACAAAGGAAATTCTCGCGAAGGCCTTTGCCGCCCTCGATGACCATAATACCGTGATAGGCCCTTCGCATGACGGGGGGTATTACCTGATAGGGTTTAATAAAAATACCTTTATGCCGGAGGTCTTTAATAACATCCCATGGAGCACTCCGGAAGTATTTTCTCGGACGATGGATATATTGATAAAAGGGAATTGCCGTGTCCATGTACTCCCGGAGTGGCGAGATATCGATACTATCGATGATCTGCGGGCGCTCTTCTCAAACTGCGCAAAAACAGCTTTTGCAGGATCTGAGACCATGAAGTATCTCCGGAAAAAAAAGGGGGAATTGTTATGAACAAGTTTGATTACGACCTTATCGTTATCGGCGGCGGGGGGGCAGGGATTGTCTCGTCGAACCTCGCGGCAGGGCTGGGGAAGAAAGTCGCGCTTGTGGAGCACAGAATGCTTGGAGGAGAATGCACCCAGTACGGGTGTGTGCCGAGCAAGGCGCTTATAAAGGCGGCCAATATCTACCATTACGCGAAGGACGCCAGCCGTATGGATTTCGGTTTGACGGCAAAATCCGAACCCGTGATTGACCCTGGGAATGTAATGGACCATGTCCGCAGTGTCATTCAAAAGGTCTATGAAGGTGAGCGACCGGAAGTCTTTGAAAAACGTGGTATTGACGTGATCATTGAGAGCCCCGTCTTCATAGATGACCGTCATATCGAGGTCGGAGGGCGGACACTCTCGGCAGGCAGCTTCATTATCAGTACAGGGTCATCCGCTTTCGTCCCGCCCATTGAAGGTATAAAGAGTGTTCCCTATCTTACTAACGAGACCATGTTCGGTCTGAAAGATCTTCCGGGATCGATGATCGTCCTTGGCGGCGGGCCGATCGGGACCGAACTGGCACAGGCCTTACACCGCCTCGGTGTTAAGGTGACCATTGTTGAGATGGGAGACCAGATCCTTATACGGGAAGACAAGGAGCTCAGGGACCTCCTCGCTGAAAGGCTTGCGGCAGAGGGTCTGAAGATACTCACAAAGACAAAAGCAGTCAGGCTGTCGGAAGCAAACGGCGGTATTTTCCTCACCGTTGAATACCAGGATAAAGAGGCGGGGGTTATCGAAGCGGAGAGCGTGCTCGTTGCTGTCGGCAGGAAAGCCAATGTAGAAGGGTTGAAGCTGGAGAATGCCGGTATAGAATATTCGCCGAAGGGAATCAAGACTGACGATACCTTGAAGACTTCGGCGCCGCATATTTATGCTTGTGGTGACGTGGTCGGACCATACCAGTTTTCCCATATGGCAGAATATCAGGCAAGGATAGCGACGCAGAATGCCCTACTGCCGATCAAGAAACATGCGAACTATGAACACTACATATGGTGCATGTTCACCGATCCGGAACTGGCGCACGCCGGACTCACGGAAGAGGAGGCACGGGAGAAACACGACGGGAAGGTCAGGATTTACCGGTGGGCATATAAGGACACGGACAGGGGCAAAACCGATGT
It includes:
- a CDS encoding TIGR04283 family arsenosugar biosynthesis glycosyltransferase, giving the protein MPAGPRISIIIPVLNESDSINGLISHLLSLDNSKQTETIVVDGDQDGGTLKAIMDMEVIKIKSPQGRGRQMNVGAEAARGQLLLFLHADTELPRNAFTLIQSVMEEPRFAAGAFDLGIRSERLVFSIIESISSMRSRITRIPFGDQAIFVRKNYFDTIGGYKYIPIMEDVEIMQRIKKRGDKIFIIRQKVSTSARRWEQEGIFFCTFRNWLLQLLYFLGVSPDKLTKFYRHI
- a CDS encoding TIGR04282 family arsenosugar biosynthesis glycosyltransferase; translated protein: MADKRRIIMFVKVPEKGVVKSRLIASVGEGAARLLYQYFVDDLIEMLRMGGYPFVISFDPPDAMAEIRRWLGKKHIFIPQAGDDLGERMKNAFAGTFSEGVSSAVLIGSDSPDLTKEILAKAFAALDDHNTVIGPSHDGGYYLIGFNKNTFMPEVFNNIPWSTPEVFSRTMDILIKGNCRVHVLPEWRDIDTIDDLRALFSNCAKTAFAGSETMKYLRKKKGELL
- a CDS encoding sterol desaturase family protein gives rise to the protein MNVLVIDHHALIRLCSFFGIFLLMATLEMAVPRRTPRTPKPARWFTNLSLTFLNGLVGRFVFPLSATALAVLAGERGWGLFHYLHLPSLATGVISIVLLDLTIYLQHLVFHKVRIFWYIHGMHHTDLDIDVTTGARFHPVEIVLSLLIKMGIILVLGIPVWSFVAFEVLLNATSMFNHGNISISTAIDRILRFVLVTPDMHRVHHSVIIREHNSNFGFNLPWWDRLFGTYKGQPEAGHDNMVIGLANFRDPERLSLMRLILLPFLERRKF
- a CDS encoding NAD(P)/FAD-dependent oxidoreductase translates to MNKFDYDLIVIGGGGAGIVSSNLAAGLGKKVALVEHRMLGGECTQYGCVPSKALIKAANIYHYAKDASRMDFGLTAKSEPVIDPGNVMDHVRSVIQKVYEGERPEVFEKRGIDVIIESPVFIDDRHIEVGGRTLSAGSFIISTGSSAFVPPIEGIKSVPYLTNETMFGLKDLPGSMIVLGGGPIGTELAQALHRLGVKVTIVEMGDQILIREDKELRDLLAERLAAEGLKILTKTKAVRLSEANGGIFLTVEYQDKEAGVIEAESVLVAVGRKANVEGLKLENAGIEYSPKGIKTDDTLKTSAPHIYACGDVVGPYQFSHMAEYQARIATQNALLPIKKHANYEHYIWCMFTDPELAHAGLTEEEAREKHDGKVRIYRWAYKDTDRGKTDVEEFGLSKIICDDKYKVLGAHILGSHAGELIHEVQVIKTLDIPFCKLDSVIHIYPTFSDVIKQPAKLCYIDELKSNPFVQLLGSFFGPRKK
- the arsS gene encoding arsenosugar biosynthesis radical SAM protein ArsS (Some members of this family are selenoproteins.) gives rise to the protein MTLLHEKAFELSGQAIQAREIAVLQVNLGYRCNQHCTHCHVSAHPGRQEAMDRETVDKVLAILKEHRIRCLDVTGGAPELNPHFRYMIQSARENDVHVIVRTNLTVFFEPGMADIPEFFRDNIVEVIASLPCFTRENVDRMRGEGAFEKSIKGLRTLNALGYGRNGGLVLNLVYNPLSASLPGSQKELEAAYKEELSERFGITFNRLLVLANLPAGRFQEMLVRTDERVRYIESARSALNPDTFEGLMCRHLLNVRWDGTLYDCDFNQALGLPVRSASRHIRDFDLQSLSHRFIMTGDHCYLCTAGKGSS